From Arcobacter arenosus, one genomic window encodes:
- a CDS encoding AraC family transcriptional regulator, which translates to MKKETIHLRHKIVNDTYYYIYKNLEHQITLDELAKLNKVSKYHYHRIIKEETSFTLFEIITSIRLQKAANLLLTNNHSTISEIASLCGYMSHSSFIKAFKQRFKHTPTAWRKGAFKSYSKQLLEKFPTSKDFSNIEPQIKVCKAIKCTYIRHKGYDKKIKNTWEKLYAIAYENNITNFKQIALHHDNPTITPLEDCSYVAAISIDKDYKNLNILEIPESLNAVFELKGVYGDVLNFIRYVYHYWLPNSGYETSSIPCYTIYEKNHFTTGFEDFNLKLYLPIKIAF; encoded by the coding sequence ATGAAAAAAGAAACTATTCATCTAAGACATAAAATTGTAAATGACACCTATTACTATATATATAAAAATTTAGAGCATCAGATTACTCTTGATGAATTAGCAAAACTAAATAAAGTTAGTAAATACCATTACCATAGAATTATAAAAGAGGAAACTTCCTTTACCTTATTTGAAATAATCACTTCAATTAGACTTCAAAAGGCTGCAAATCTTTTACTTACAAATAACCACTCCACAATAAGTGAAATTGCTAGTTTATGTGGATATATGTCCCATTCTTCATTTATAAAAGCTTTTAAACAAAGATTTAAACACACTCCAACAGCTTGGAGAAAAGGTGCTTTTAAAAGCTATTCAAAACAACTTCTTGAAAAATTTCCCACATCTAAGGATTTTTCAAATATTGAACCCCAAATTAAAGTCTGTAAGGCAATTAAATGTACATATATAAGACATAAAGGTTATGATAAAAAGATAAAAAATACATGGGAAAAACTCTATGCAATAGCATATGAAAACAATATTACAAATTTTAAACAAATAGCTTTACACCATGATAATCCAACAATTACACCTTTAGAGGATTGTTCTTATGTTGCAGCAATTAGTATAGATAAAGACTATAAAAACTTAAATATTCTAGAAATCCCCGAATCTTTAAATGCAGTTTTTGAATTAAAAGGCGTATATGGTGATGTTTTAAATTTCATAAGATATGTATACCATTATTGGTTACCAAACTCTGGATATGAAACAAGTTCTATTCCTTGCTACACAATTTATGAAAAAAACCATTTTACAACTGGTTTTGAAGATTTTAATCTAAAGTTATATTTACCTATAAAAATTGCCTTTTGA
- a CDS encoding methyl-accepting chemotaxis protein — translation MFKNLSIKIKLLISVIGAIIIVALINQIQSIYSLKTEAEQIIKSSEKSAYETKQEELKNYVSLAYKIVDSYYSKTEKGKIKDAVQKEIKEKSDFLFSIIEAEYKKYNGVISDSELKERIKEIVKSTRYGKSGYFWINDFNYKMIMHPIKEELTGKFFKNTPKVPFVELGVEELNKTKKDVGFIEYSFYNPSSKKTVFKASIVRVFKPYNWILGTGAYIDDVSEQMKAEALKAVAEMKFGKTGYFWVNDSNHVVLAHGANASLVGKNMVDLQDKKGTYLYREIVKTANAKNEGGIVKYFWTIPGKEGTYEKYSYVQNFKPWDMIIGTGAYVIEIENNVAAMRDNIRESINSKILNSLLIIAFIIVITALVIILLLNRIVINPLNKFQNGLLEFFKYINKEKVDIHEMDISANDEIGKMTTLINENIIKSKTIIEQDNKLIEDVKAVVNHVGEGYLDKKITSSTNNESLEELKSLLNHMLDNLQSLIGKNINVLSQTLQSYANRDFTAKLHKDSGTVGENIINMNRMITKILQDNQEDGLTLQKNSNELTINVQTLSSNATSQAASLEETAAAIEEITGNIRQTSQKAQEMSTISSKTKQSAITGKDLASKTVNSMEDINNTVININEAITVIDQIAFQTNILSLNAAVEAATAGEAGKGFAVVAQEVRNLAARSAEAAKEIKDLVESATIKANEGKEISSTMIKGFEELETNITGTNLLIDDVTFAAKEQDVGMSQISDAINKLDKFTQENASIAEKTNSIAKETNSIANDIVENVNLNNFEGKA, via the coding sequence ATGTTTAAAAATTTGTCAATTAAAATTAAATTGTTGATTAGTGTTATTGGTGCAATAATAATTGTTGCTTTAATAAATCAGATTCAATCAATTTATTCACTAAAAACAGAAGCAGAACAAATAATAAAAAGTTCTGAAAAAAGTGCATACGAAACAAAACAAGAAGAGCTTAAAAATTATGTCTCATTAGCTTATAAAATCGTTGATTCTTACTATTCGAAAACCGAAAAAGGGAAAATCAAAGATGCAGTACAAAAAGAAATAAAAGAAAAATCAGATTTTTTATTTTCTATTATTGAAGCTGAATATAAAAAATATAATGGAGTTATCTCAGATTCTGAACTTAAAGAAAGAATTAAAGAGATTGTAAAATCAACTAGATATGGAAAATCTGGATATTTTTGGATTAATGATTTTAATTACAAAATGATTATGCACCCGATAAAAGAAGAACTAACTGGAAAATTTTTTAAAAATACACCAAAGGTTCCATTTGTTGAATTAGGTGTTGAAGAATTAAATAAAACAAAAAAAGATGTAGGTTTTATTGAATACTCTTTTTATAATCCAAGTAGTAAAAAAACTGTCTTCAAAGCTTCTATTGTAAGAGTTTTTAAACCATATAATTGGATTTTAGGAACTGGTGCATATATTGATGATGTATCAGAACAAATGAAAGCAGAAGCTTTAAAAGCTGTTGCGGAAATGAAATTTGGAAAAACTGGATACTTTTGGGTTAATGATTCAAACCATGTAGTATTAGCCCATGGAGCAAATGCTTCACTAGTTGGTAAAAATATGGTTGATTTACAAGATAAAAAAGGTACATATCTTTATAGAGAGATTGTTAAAACTGCAAATGCAAAAAATGAGGGAGGAATAGTAAAGTATTTTTGGACTATTCCAGGGAAAGAAGGTACCTATGAAAAATACTCTTATGTTCAAAATTTTAAACCTTGGGATATGATTATTGGAACAGGTGCATATGTTATTGAGATTGAAAATAATGTAGCAGCTATGAGAGATAATATTAGAGAAAGTATCAATTCAAAAATATTAAACTCATTACTTATAATTGCTTTTATAATAGTTATTACAGCATTAGTAATTATTCTTCTTCTTAATAGAATTGTGATTAATCCATTAAATAAATTTCAAAATGGTTTATTAGAATTTTTTAAATACATAAATAAAGAAAAAGTTGATATCCATGAAATGGATATTTCAGCAAATGATGAAATTGGTAAAATGACCACATTAATTAATGAAAATATCATTAAATCAAAAACTATTATAGAACAAGACAACAAATTAATAGAAGATGTAAAAGCTGTTGTAAATCATGTAGGTGAAGGTTATTTAGATAAGAAAATTACTTCTTCAACAAATAACGAATCTCTTGAAGAATTAAAAAGTTTATTAAACCATATGCTTGATAATCTTCAATCATTAATTGGTAAAAATATTAATGTGTTAAGCCAAACTCTTCAAAGTTATGCAAACAGAGACTTTACAGCTAAACTTCACAAAGATAGTGGTACAGTTGGTGAAAACATAATAAATATGAATAGAATGATTACAAAAATTTTACAAGACAATCAAGAAGATGGTTTAACATTACAAAAAAATTCTAATGAATTAACAATAAATGTTCAAACATTATCTTCAAATGCAACTTCACAAGCGGCATCTTTAGAAGAAACAGCTGCAGCTATTGAAGAGATTACTGGAAATATTAGACAAACAAGCCAAAAAGCCCAAGAGATGTCAACTATCTCTTCAAAAACTAAACAGTCAGCAATCACAGGAAAAGATTTAGCAAGTAAAACTGTAAATTCTATGGAAGATATAAATAACACTGTTATAAATATAAATGAAGCAATTACTGTAATTGATCAAATTGCCTTCCAAACAAATATTTTATCTTTAAATGCAGCAGTTGAAGCAGCAACAGCAGGGGAAGCTGGAAAAGGTTTTGCAGTTGTAGCACAAGAAGTAAGAAATCTTGCAGCAAGAAGTGCAGAAGCAGCAAAAGAGATTAAAGATTTAGTTGAAAGTGCAACAATTAAAGCAAATGAAGGAAAAGAGATAAGTAGTACTATGATAAAAGGTTTTGAGGAGTTAGAAACAAATATCACGGGAACAAACCTTTTAATTGATGATGTTACCTTTGCTGCAAAAGAGCAAGATGTAGGAATGTCACAAATAAGTGATGCTATTAATAAATTGGATAAATTTACACAAGAGAATGCTTCAATTGCCGAAAAAACAAACTCTATTGCAAAAGAAACAAACTCTATTGCAAACGATATAGTTGAAAATGTAAATTTAAATAATTTTGAAGGAAAAGCCTAA
- the aat gene encoding leucyl/phenylalanyl-tRNA--protein transferase: protein MELLDKEHLIYLLDFDNFDFPSLDMMNDDLVAVGGDFHPQRLINAYKNGIFPWFIDEYNHIHWFSPQKRMVLYPEEFKLTKSLKRTINNKGFVIKSNTCFEEVIKSCSNIKRKHEDDTWIDENFIIAYTNLHKLGIAHSIEVFMDEKLVGGLYGLVINNIFCGESMFSLERDASKVAFYYLCNQTKQNNIKLIDCQVYNDHLASLGAKEITRKHYFELLKSTNS from the coding sequence ATGGAACTACTTGATAAAGAACACCTTATTTATCTTCTTGATTTTGATAACTTTGATTTCCCTAGTTTAGACATGATGAATGATGATCTTGTTGCTGTTGGAGGAGATTTTCATCCACAAAGATTAATCAATGCTTACAAAAATGGAATCTTTCCTTGGTTTATTGATGAATATAATCATATTCATTGGTTTAGCCCTCAAAAAAGGATGGTTTTATACCCAGAAGAATTCAAATTAACAAAAAGTCTTAAAAGAACAATAAATAATAAAGGTTTTGTTATAAAAAGTAACACTTGCTTTGAAGAAGTTATAAAAAGTTGTTCAAATATAAAAAGAAAACATGAAGATGACACATGGATTGATGAAAATTTCATTATTGCATATACAAATCTTCATAAACTTGGAATTGCCCATTCTATAGAGGTTTTTATGGATGAAAAACTTGTGGGTGGACTATATGGTCTAGTAATTAATAATATTTTTTGTGGAGAAAGTATGTTTTCTCTTGAAAGAGACGCTTCAAAAGTTGCTTTTTACTATTTATGTAACCAAACGAAACAAAATAATATAAAACTAATAGATTGTCAAGTATATAATGACCATTTAGCCTCACTTGGAGCAAAAGAAATAACAAGAAAACACTATTTTGAATTATTAAAAAGCACTAATTCTTAA
- a CDS encoding c-type cytochrome, protein MKRILATLACLCSLSYAVDYDPVKGSMLSLSCASCHGTDGKSVAVTPLIAGLGQKTMYNILLDYKYDRRPGTMMPKHAKGFSDEELEQISYYFSKIER, encoded by the coding sequence ATGAAGAGGATTCTTGCGACATTAGCTTGTCTTTGTAGTTTATCTTATGCAGTGGATTATGACCCAGTAAAAGGTAGTATGTTGTCACTATCTTGTGCATCATGTCATGGAACAGATGGAAAATCAGTAGCAGTTACACCATTGATTGCAGGACTTGGTCAAAAAACAATGTACAATATTCTATTAGATTATAAATATGATAGAAGACCTGGTACTATGATGCCTAAACACGCTAAAGGTTTTAGTGATGAAGAGTTAGAGCAAATTAGTTATTACTTTTCGAAGATAGAAAGATAA
- a CDS encoding NAD(P)/FAD-dependent oxidoreductase encodes MMNRRHFNKILAGSFALSLAACSSVTSMTSTLPKNKKRVVVVGGGFGGATAAKYMKRYSPNTEVILIEQNKEYYTCPFGNTVIAGMNDLDYIKHDYKTLEKKYKITVIHEKVARVDGATHTVVLENGDIIPFHKAIVSPGIDFKYEKGYVEGSELLAPHAYKAGAQTQLLREQLEGMKNGGTYVMVAPANPFRCPPGPYERISLVAHYIKNNKPDSKIIILDQKNKFSKQGLFQEGWEKLYGDLIEWRSSEFGGKVVSVDPKKLEITTEDEVVKADVLNYIPNQKAGKLAFDSGLTEGDWCPVNKKTFESKIAKDIHVIGDAAIATKMPKSGFSANSQAKIAALQISRMLQDKPVVNPPKLANTCYSLVAPNYGISVAAVYEAKEDMIEKVPGSGGLSPMNADEGIRMAEAEYAVGWYKNQTADIFQ; translated from the coding sequence ATGATGAATAGAAGACATTTTAACAAAATACTTGCAGGTTCATTTGCACTTTCACTTGCTGCATGTAGTAGTGTGACAAGTATGACATCAACATTACCTAAAAATAAAAAAAGAGTTGTTGTTGTTGGTGGTGGTTTTGGTGGTGCTACAGCGGCTAAATATATGAAAAGATATTCTCCAAATACAGAAGTTATTTTAATAGAACAAAATAAAGAGTATTACACTTGTCCATTTGGAAACACTGTAATTGCAGGGATGAATGACTTAGATTATATTAAACATGATTACAAAACTTTAGAGAAAAAATATAAAATCACTGTAATACATGAAAAAGTAGCACGTGTAGATGGGGCAACACATACAGTTGTGTTAGAAAATGGAGATATTATCCCTTTCCATAAAGCAATTGTTTCACCAGGAATTGATTTTAAATATGAAAAAGGTTATGTTGAAGGTTCAGAACTTTTAGCACCTCATGCCTATAAAGCTGGAGCGCAAACACAACTTTTAAGAGAACAATTAGAGGGAATGAAAAATGGTGGGACTTATGTAATGGTAGCTCCTGCTAATCCATTTAGATGTCCTCCTGGACCATATGAAAGAATCTCTTTAGTTGCTCATTATATAAAAAACAACAAACCTGATTCAAAAATTATCATATTAGACCAAAAAAATAAATTCTCTAAACAAGGATTATTCCAAGAGGGTTGGGAAAAACTTTATGGTGATTTAATTGAATGGAGAAGTTCTGAATTTGGTGGAAAAGTTGTATCAGTTGACCCTAAAAAACTTGAAATTACAACAGAAGATGAAGTAGTTAAAGCAGACGTTTTAAACTATATCCCAAATCAAAAAGCTGGAAAACTTGCATTTGATTCAGGTTTAACAGAGGGTGATTGGTGTCCAGTTAACAAAAAAACATTTGAATCAAAAATTGCAAAAGATATCCATGTAATTGGTGATGCAGCTATTGCAACAAAAATGCCAAAATCTGGTTTCTCAGCTAACTCACAAGCAAAAATTGCTGCACTTCAAATAAGTAGAATGTTACAAGATAAACCAGTTGTAAATCCTCCAAAACTAGCAAATACATGTTATAGTTTAGTTGCTCCAAACTATGGTATATCTGTAGCAGCTGTATATGAAGCAAAAGAGGATATGATTGAAAAAGTTCCAGGGTCTGGAGGATTAAGTCCTATGAATGCAGATGAAGGAATTAGAATGGCTGAAGCTGAATATGCTGTAGGTTGGTATAAAAACCAAACTGCTGATATTTTCCAATAA
- a CDS encoding PLP-dependent aminotransferase family protein gives MLKINKNDSKPLHIQLYEELKKDILSAMKAGDKLPSIRKIVSTYNISKITVENAYSQLVVEGYIESIPKSGFFVSEDLYSSIALEQTKEIKKEKEFEYLYDFYPARLSSDTFPLKIWKRVYNKVINDSLHLGKYQDGQGEFGLRKEISKYLIESRGVNCNPSSIVVCSGFPNATSLIARILKDEYKSLAMENPGYYIVKGVFEDYGFKIDKIPIEKNGLDIKFLENSNSKIVYITPSHQYPTGVTTSISKRIKLLEWAKLNDGYIIEDDYDSELSFVNKPIPSMQGLDKNQRVIYMGTFAKSFSPAIRVSYVVLPNTLLEKYNLLYDSSISRVDLTLQKTLEEFMAKGFWEKHLRKIRTINKKKHNLMKKAIENYLGEYVNILSEGAGLNINIYPKTNFDWQKFKNLGEENKIKLYFASDVSGGDWEACRLGFGGFKENEIENAIKAFSKIWLESII, from the coding sequence ATGCTTAAAATTAATAAAAATGATTCTAAGCCTTTACATATTCAACTTTATGAAGAACTAAAAAAAGATATTTTATCTGCAATGAAAGCAGGGGATAAATTACCTTCAATAAGAAAAATTGTATCAACTTACAACATAAGTAAAATAACTGTTGAAAATGCATATTCCCAATTAGTAGTTGAAGGGTATATTGAAAGTATTCCTAAAAGTGGCTTTTTTGTTAGTGAAGATTTATATAGTAGTATAGCATTAGAGCAAACAAAAGAAATCAAAAAAGAAAAAGAGTTTGAATATCTTTATGATTTTTATCCTGCAAGACTCTCTTCAGATACTTTCCCTTTAAAAATTTGGAAGAGGGTTTACAATAAAGTTATCAATGATAGTTTACATCTTGGAAAATACCAAGATGGTCAAGGGGAATTTGGCTTACGAAAAGAGATATCCAAATATTTAATTGAATCAAGAGGAGTAAATTGTAATCCCTCTTCAATAGTTGTTTGTTCAGGTTTCCCAAATGCAACAAGTCTAATTGCAAGAATTTTAAAAGATGAATACAAAAGTTTAGCTATGGAAAATCCTGGTTATTATATTGTAAAAGGGGTATTTGAAGATTATGGTTTTAAGATTGATAAAATTCCAATAGAAAAAAATGGACTTGATATAAAATTTTTAGAAAATTCTAATTCTAAAATTGTGTATATAACTCCATCTCATCAATACCCCACAGGAGTTACTACATCAATTTCAAAAAGGATAAAACTACTAGAATGGGCAAAGTTAAATGATGGATATATTATCGAAGATGATTATGATAGTGAGCTTAGTTTTGTAAATAAACCAATACCAAGTATGCAAGGTTTAGATAAAAACCAAAGGGTTATTTATATGGGAACTTTTGCTAAATCATTTTCACCTGCAATTAGAGTTAGTTATGTTGTTTTACCCAATACTTTACTTGAAAAATACAATTTACTTTATGATAGTTCAATCTCAAGGGTTGATTTAACTTTACAAAAGACGTTAGAGGAGTTTATGGCAAAAGGGTTTTGGGAAAAACATTTAAGAAAAATTAGAACCATAAATAAAAAGAAACATAATCTTATGAAAAAAGCAATTGAAAATTATCTAGGAGAATATGTAAATATCTTAAGTGAAGGGGCAGGTCTTAATATAAATATTTATCCAAAAACAAATTTTGATTGGCAGAAGTTTAAAAATTTAGGTGAAGAAAATAAAATCAAGTTGTATTTTGCATCTGATGTTTCAGGTGGAGACTGGGAAGCTTGTAGGTTAGGGTTTGGTGGTTTTAAAGAAAATGAAATAGAAAATGCCATAAAGGCATTTTCTAAAATCTGGCTTGAATCAATAATTTGA
- a CDS encoding pyridoxamine 5'-phosphate oxidase family protein, giving the protein MKKAFEITNKEQILEVLNNSSFGTLCLCFDNKPYSIPLNFVEFENEIYFHGAKKGKKMDIIKDNTYASFCMVEDYSLLPSYFSSDKGDACPATHLFKSVIINGQIKVLEDYNQKANALEMLMQKLQKEGKYIPLNNEMYKKAINATCVYKLIPTNTTAKFKLGQNFNEERYKRVVSHLKQRGTKKDLETLELIELYKK; this is encoded by the coding sequence ATGAAAAAAGCATTTGAAATAACTAATAAAGAACAAATATTAGAGGTTTTAAACAATAGTTCCTTTGGAACACTCTGTTTATGTTTTGATAATAAACCCTACTCTATTCCTTTAAATTTTGTAGAATTTGAAAATGAGATATATTTTCATGGAGCAAAGAAAGGTAAAAAAATGGATATTATAAAAGATAATACTTATGCATCTTTTTGTATGGTTGAAGATTATTCATTATTACCATCTTATTTTAGTAGTGATAAAGGTGATGCTTGTCCTGCAACACATCTATTTAAATCTGTAATAATTAATGGTCAAATAAAAGTACTTGAAGATTACAATCAAAAAGCTAATGCCCTAGAGATGTTAATGCAAAAACTTCAAAAAGAGGGAAAATATATTCCACTAAATAATGAGATGTATAAAAAAGCCATTAATGCAACTTGTGTTTATAAATTAATTCCAACTAACACTACTGCAAAATTCAAACTTGGTCAAAATTTCAATGAAGAGAGATATAAAAGAGTTGTAAGTCATTTAAAACAAAGGGGAACAAAAAAAGATTTAGAAACACTAGAACTTATTGAACTTTATAAAAAGTAG
- a CDS encoding putative DNA modification/repair radical SAM protein, translating to MRKDIYEKMQILADSAKYDVSCSSSGSDSNYKTGELGTTHKSGICHTYTADGRCVSLLKVLLTNFCIYDCAYCINRKSNDIKRTAFSPRELADITINFYKRNYIEGLFLSSGIIDNEDHTTILILRVLKILRDEYKFNGYIHVKLIPGADEKLIEQVVNLANRVSSNIELPSDKSLKLLAPNKTRESVLQPLKYARDISLEKDIKPIGMSTQLIVGATPETDKDILKLSSVMYDKALLKRVYYSAYIPVNDDKNLPAIINKPPLLREHRLYQADWLLRFYDFTYDEIVSDEFPNLDEEVDPKTSWALHNLKYFPMEINSVSKEELLRIPGIGVRGVFKILKARKFKSLDFDDLKKLKISLKRAKYFITCKGKYQKEIPFEDDRIRTALIKPSPKKIQQPSLFDLQYSPITGEL from the coding sequence ATGAGAAAAGATATTTATGAAAAAATGCAAATACTAGCAGATAGTGCAAAATATGATGTTTCATGTAGTTCAAGTGGAAGTGATAGTAACTACAAAACAGGAGAACTTGGAACAACCCATAAAAGTGGAATATGTCATACCTATACAGCAGATGGAAGATGTGTTTCACTTTTAAAAGTTCTACTAACTAACTTTTGTATCTATGATTGTGCTTATTGTATAAATAGAAAATCAAATGATATTAAAAGAACTGCTTTTAGTCCAAGAGAATTAGCTGATATCACAATAAACTTTTATAAAAGAAATTATATTGAGGGTTTGTTTTTAAGTTCGGGGATAATTGACAATGAAGACCATACAACAATTTTAATCCTAAGAGTTTTAAAAATATTAAGAGATGAGTATAAATTTAATGGCTATATTCATGTAAAACTTATTCCCGGAGCAGATGAAAAATTAATAGAGCAAGTTGTAAATTTAGCCAATAGAGTTAGTTCAAATATAGAACTTCCAAGTGATAAATCTTTAAAACTTCTAGCCCCAAATAAAACAAGAGAATCTGTACTTCAACCACTAAAATATGCTAGAGATATCTCCCTTGAAAAAGATATCAAACCAATAGGAATGAGTACTCAACTAATTGTTGGGGCAACACCTGAAACTGACAAAGATATTTTAAAACTAAGTTCAGTTATGTATGATAAAGCACTACTAAAAAGGGTTTATTATAGTGCATATATTCCAGTAAATGATGATAAAAATTTACCTGCAATTATAAATAAGCCACCACTTTTAAGGGAACATAGACTTTATCAAGCAGATTGGCTCTTGAGATTTTATGATTTTACCTATGATGAGATTGTAAGTGATGAATTTCCAAATTTAGATGAAGAAGTTGATCCTAAAACATCTTGGGCATTACACAATCTAAAATATTTTCCAATGGAAATAAATTCTGTATCAAAAGAGGAACTTCTTCGAATCCCAGGGATAGGAGTAAGGGGTGTATTTAAAATTCTAAAAGCAAGAAAATTTAAATCTTTAGATTTCGATGATTTAAAGAAATTAAAAATCTCACTAAAAAGAGCAAAATATTTTATTACATGTAAAGGAAAATACCAAAAGGAAATCCCCTTCGAGGATGATAGAATAAGAACTGCACTAATCAAACCAAGCCCTAAAAAAATTCAACAACCAAGTCTATTTGATTTACAATATAGTCCTATTACAGGTGAATTATGA
- a CDS encoding TIGR03915 family putative DNA repair protein translates to MILVYDGSFEGFLSLVYDVYYEKLNPNKICRQVPQVLILEEIKHIETEEQKALKVLDAIKNKFPKKAFDTIRNTFMCDSKEFELYLLNYIILGFKDKNQLFNINDENVMYLQDLQKELGKHIHKMYAFARFQELDDGTLYSKIESKFNVIYFLGRHFFKRFNNQKFIIHDLDRKIAFIKNESYLGIQNVASFESPNISSNEEKFDKLWKTFFEAVSIESRKNIKCQKNYVPLIYRTYMNEFDTISKNKK, encoded by the coding sequence ATGATTCTAGTTTATGATGGAAGTTTTGAAGGTTTTCTAAGCTTAGTTTATGATGTGTATTATGAGAAACTAAATCCAAATAAAATCTGTAGACAAGTACCACAGGTTTTGATTTTAGAAGAGATAAAACATATTGAAACAGAAGAACAAAAAGCTTTAAAAGTATTAGATGCTATAAAAAACAAGTTTCCTAAAAAAGCCTTTGATACTATTCGAAATACATTTATGTGTGACTCAAAAGAGTTTGAACTTTATTTATTAAACTATATTATCTTGGGATTTAAAGATAAAAACCAACTATTTAATATAAATGATGAAAATGTAATGTATTTACAAGATTTACAAAAAGAGTTAGGAAAGCATATTCATAAGATGTATGCCTTTGCTAGATTTCAAGAACTAGATGATGGAACCTTATATTCTAAAATTGAATCAAAATTTAATGTAATATATTTTTTAGGACGCCATTTCTTTAAAAGATTTAACAATCAAAAATTTATCATCCATGACTTAGATAGAAAAATTGCCTTTATTAAAAATGAATCTTATCTAGGTATTCAAAATGTAGCTTCCTTTGAATCTCCTAACATATCTTCAAATGAAGAAAAATTTGACAAACTTTGGAAAACATTTTTTGAGGCTGTTTCCATTGAAAGTAGAAAAAATATCAAATGCCAAAAAAATTATGTTCCGTTAATTTATAGAACATATATGAATGAATTTGATACAATTTCAAAAAACAAAAAGTAG
- a CDS encoding methyltransferase domain-containing protein, which translates to MAQKDKEKWDKKYNETPRLMKDRTPSPKVVEAIQYTRGKKALEIACGTGRNSIFLAENRFEVEAFDISEVAINHLKKQNIKNLTAIQKDLENFDIEKNSFDLIVQTNYLDRKIFPNLKEALKKDGIIVIETYMNHKENEKPPSNPLFLLKENELKEIFSDFEIIKYDEYFNEKHELYKMRKQAIIAKKL; encoded by the coding sequence ATGGCACAAAAAGACAAAGAAAAATGGGATAAAAAATATAATGAAACTCCAAGACTTATGAAAGATAGGACACCTAGTCCAAAAGTAGTTGAGGCAATACAATATACAAGAGGTAAAAAAGCTTTAGAAATAGCTTGTGGAACAGGTAGAAACTCTATTTTTCTTGCAGAAAATAGATTTGAGGTTGAAGCTTTTGATATCTCAGAAGTTGCAATTAATCATCTAAAAAAACAAAATATAAAAAACTTAACTGCTATCCAAAAAGATTTAGAAAACTTTGACATAGAAAAAAATAGTTTTGATTTAATTGTACAAACAAATTACCTAGATAGAAAGATTTTCCCAAATTTAAAAGAAGCTTTAAAAAAAGATGGAATTATTGTAATAGAAACTTATATGAATCATAAAGAAAATGAAAAGCCACCTTCAAATCCACTATTTTTACTCAAAGAAAATGAATTAAAAGAGATTTTTTCTGATTTTGAAATAATAAAATATGATGAATATTTCAATGAAAAACACGAATTATATAAAATGAGAAAACAAGCAATAATCGCAAAAAAACTATAA